A genomic region of Candidozyma auris chromosome 5, complete sequence contains the following coding sequences:
- a CDS encoding nucleotide diphosphatase, which translates to MSFDHPLFSKLQVFNVVLGSSSPRRKDILSTNVGIQNFSVVKSTFEEDISKDGLSDLEYVTQTAEAKIPSILEQLNNEKNVVIVADTIVSCQGKVYEKPGTPERQMEMLRIFREAKHVKVITSVHVVVTGGKEPKRVSGHEVTDLQFNGDLSDEELQHYVNCKEGLAVAGGFQYQSIGNLLFTGLQGDYFNVVGLPAAKTFSLLCKAV; encoded by the coding sequence atgctGTTTGACCATCCATTATTCTCAAAACTCCAGGTGTTCAATGTCGTCTTGGGACTGCTGTCCCCACGCAGAAAGGATATTTTATCCACAAATGTGGGAATCCAAAACTTCTCTGTCGTGAAGTCAACATTTGAGGAGGACATATCGAAGGACGGCTTGAGCGATTTAGAATACGTTACACAGACTGCAGAGGCTAAGATTCCAAGCATCTTAGAGCAGCTCAATAATGAAAAGAACGTGGTTATCGTTGCAGATACAATTGTGTCCTGTCAGGGCAAGGTTTATGAGAAGCCAGGAACTCCGGAGAGACAGATGGAAATGCTCAGGATTTTTCGTGAAGCCAAGCATGTAAAAGTGATCACTTCTGTCCACGTTGTTGTAACAGGCGGAAAAGAACCTAAAAGGGTATCTGGTCATGAGGTCACTGATCTACAGTTCAATGGCGACCTTTCAGATGAGGAGCTACAACATTATGTGAACTGTAAGGAGGGCTTGGCGGTCGCTGGAGGATTCCAGTACCAGAGCATTGGCAATCTTCTATTTACGGGTCTTCAAGGTGACTATTTTAACGTGGTTGGGCTTCCTGCGGCGAAAACATTCTCTTTGCTTTGCAAGGCAGTCTGA
- a CDS encoding transcription factor TFIIIC subunit, giving the protein MPIDTIYIARHGFRSNWLPPPHPPNPTGIDSDPALAPRGVDQAVELGEYLASLPKEEQPQFIISSPFYRCVESAKPFAQKVGLKVHLDRGIGEWFKKSRGVVPKPADYSKLREFFPDVLGDEKTWNSESGVIPCEQGESEEDVLERSHKFWEAFIPAFEKKHPGVKRILLVNHAATKIALGMALMGHHSLYDEVDFRGTKTRLRAGACSLDKFVKDNDHWTLLENGKTDFLKDGEEMNWNFDVKVEAGSDEDMKRRAEEAKQKQGTEKPSKPEKEPLEYKDVYVAVDVPIVASSYYDESTRDDSRELSQQLLINPNAKFQITGIEQENPFFKISENSVAGLDTESASFSNSNAIDGQIYQASWKKLLGTELIFDDFGELVGTVREHLVAEPSNKAKKTSSDKNRVDKEDAMDVDSENEGRADLRTPFLKKAIAAARAKTKTNNGQ; this is encoded by the exons ATGCCCATTGATACTATTTATATTGCCCGCCACGGCTTCCGTTCAAATTGGTTACCTCCCCCACATCCGCCAAACCCAACTGGAATTGACCTGGACCCGGCGTTGGCTCCTCGCGGAGTGGACCAGGCTGTCGAGCTAGGAGAATATTTGGCTTCATTACCTAAAGAAGAGCAACCTCAATTCATAATATCCTCTCCATTTTACCGCTGTGTTGAATCAGCAAAGCCATTCGCCCAAAAGGTAGGCCTCAAAGTTCACCTAGATCGTGGAATCGGTGAATGGTTCAAGAAAAGCAGAGGAGTTGTTCCAAAGCCAGCAGACTACTCGAAGCTTAGAGAGTTTTTTCCTGATGTGTTGGGTGACGAAAAAACCTGGAATTCGGAGAGTGGGGTGATCCCCTGCGAGCAAGGTGAAAGCGAGGAGGACGTTCTTGAAAGATCGCATAAGTTCTGGGAAGCCTTCATTCctgcttttgaaaagaaacatCCAGGCGTCAAGCgaattcttcttgtgaaTCATGCTGCAACCAAAATCGCCTTGGGCATGGCCCTCATGGGCCACCATTCTCTTTATGATGAGGTGGACTTCAGAGGCACCAAGACTAGATTGAGAGCAGGTGCGTGCTCGTTAGACAAGTTTGTTAAAGATAATGACCATTGGACGTTGTTGGAGAATGGCAAAActgattttttgaaggacGGAGAGGAGATGAACTGGAACTTCGACGTGAAGGTGGAAGCAGGCTCGGACGAGGAtatgaagagaagagccGAGGAGGCCAAACAAAAACAGGGCACCGAAAAACCCTCGAAACCGGAGAAGGAACCGTTGGAATACAAG GACGTTTACGTTGCTGTTGATGTGCCCATAGTGGCTTCCTCATACTATGATGAGAGCACACGAGATGACAGTAGAGAGCTCAGTCAGCAGCTTTTAATTAATCCAAATGCCAAATTTCAAATAACTGGGATCGAGCAAGAGAATCCCTTTTTTAAAATCAGCGAGAACCTGGTAGCAGGGCTAGATACGGAGCTGGCGTCATTTAGTAATCTGAACGCCATAGATGGTCAGATATACCAAGCCCTGTGGAAAAAGCTTCTAGGAACAGAGCTTAtatttgatgattttggtgaactTGTCGGTACCGTCAGAGAACACTTGGTCGCTGAGCCCTCGAACAAGGcaaagaaaacatcaagTGATAAGAATAGAGTAGATAAAGAAGATGCTATGGACGTTGATTCGGAAAACGAGGGAAGGGCGGATTTGAGAACACCTTTCTTAAAGAAGGCCATCGCTGCAGCAAGGGCCAAGACGAAAACGAACAACGGTCAGTGA
- the LAT1 gene encoding dihydrolipoyllysine-residue acetyltransferase, translated as MFAQRATSVLRASATHAAAASRYSAFGNSSFLASQVSLTMARLYSSKFPDHTVIHMPALSPTMTQGGIMSWSKNVGDQLSPGEPIAEIETDKASMDFEFQEEGYLAKILVEAGAQDVPVGKPIAVYVEEADDVPAFETFTAEDAGEAPAAAAPKEEAKEEPKEEPKKEEPKKDEGASSAPKKDSGASKAPAGRIFASPLAKTIALDKGISLKNIKGSGPNGRIVAKDVENYKAPAVPTASAPVTNAAADTGASYEDIPLTSMRKTIASRLLQSTQQSPTYIVQSQLNVTKLLKLRQSLNATAEDRYKLSVNDLLIKAIALASVRVPQANSAWLAEEGVIRQYNNVDVSVAVATPTGLITPIVKNAHNRGLAAISKEVKELGKKAKAGKLAPEEYQGGTICISNLGMNHAVNAFTSIINPPQSAIVAIGTTDKKAVPSSVNEQGFVFEDVITVTATFDHRVIDGAVGGEWIRELKKIVENPLEFLI; from the coding sequence ATGTTTGCCCAAAGAGCCACTTCGGTATTGCGTGCTTCTGCCACCCACGCCGCCGCCGCCTCGAGATACTCGGCCTTCGGCAACTCTTCTTTCCTCGCCTCCCAGGTGTCTCTCACCATGGCCAGGCTCTATTCGTCCAAGTTCCCTGACCACACCGTGATCCACATGCCTGCCTTGTCTCCTACAATGACTCAGGGTGGCATCATGTCGTGGAGCAAGAACGTGGGTGACCAATTGTCTCCAGGTGAGCCCATTGCTGAGATTGAGACCGACAAGGCTTCGATGGACTTTGAGTTCCAGGAGGAAGGCtacttggccaagatcTTGGTTGAAGCTGGTGCCCAGGATGTGCCCGTTGGTAAGCCAATTGCTGTGTacgttgaagaagctgacGATGTGCCAGCGTTCGAAACTTTCACCGCGGAGGACGCCGGCGAggctcctgctgctgctgctcctAAGGAGGAGGCCAAGGAAGAGCCTAAggaagagccaaagaaggaggagccaaagaaggacGAGGGTGCAtcttctgctccaaagaaggactCTGGCGCCTCCAAGGCTCCCGCTGGCAGAATCTTTGCATCTCCTTTGGCCAAGACTATCGCTTTAGACAAGGGtatctccttgaagaacatcaagGGCTCTGGTCCTAACGGTAGAATTGTCGCCAAGGACGTTGAAAACTACAAGGCACCTGCCGTTCCTACAGCATCTGCTCCGGTCACCAACGCTGCAGCTGACACCGGTGCTTCCTACGAAGATATTCCTCTCACCAGCATGAGAAAGACAATTGCTTCCAGGTTGTTGCAGTCCACTCAGCAGTCTCCTACATACATTGTCCAGTCGCAGCTCAATGTgaccaagttgttgaagttgcGCCAATCCCTCAATGCTACCGCCGAGGACAGATACAAATTGTCTGTGAAcgacttgttgatcaaggccaTTGCCTTAGCCTCCGTTAGAGTGCCTCAGGCTAACTCCGCCTGGTTGGCTGAGGAGGGCGTCATCAGACAGTACAACAACGTGGACGTGTCTGTGGCCGTTGCTACCCCAACCGGTTTGATCACTCCAATTGTCAAGAACGCTCACAACAGAGGTTTGGCTGCTATCTCCAAGGAGGTCAAGGAATTGGGTAAGAAGGCTAAGGCCGGCAAGTTGGCTCCTGAGGAGTACCAGGGAGGTACTATTTGCATTTCCAACTTGGGCATGAACCACGCTGTGAATGCCTTCAcctccatcatcaaccCACCTCAATCCGCCATTGTGGCCATTGGTACTACGGACAAGAAGGCTGTGCCAAGCTCTGTCAACGAGCAAGGCTTTGTATTTGAAGATGTCATTACCGTTACCGCTACTTTCGACCACAGAGTCATTGATGGGGCTGTGGGCGGAGAATGGATCCGTGAGTTAAAGAAGATTGTCGAGAACCCCTTGGAGTTTTTGATCTAA
- the RNH35 gene encoding ribonuclease H2 catalytic subunit RNH201: MSEADEPQTKKAKISDEGMSIEKWTPKSISEIKDKFAFDSTTYHSPIPDAVANNPREPVSLGVDEAGRGPVLGPMVYGISYCLESYQEGLKKKYGFADSKTLKDSRRQELFQLIDQEDHELHRNVGWATCTMTAKDISSGMLRSALGQGAYNLNEQAHDTTIALISEVIKSGVNVRKIFVDTVGPPAAYQAKLQRVFSGVDVTVTKKADSIYPIVSTASVVAKVTRDLNLQFYEKNLEVVKGQSLGSGYPSDPTTSKWLKENVDPVFGWHHGLVRFSWQTAKDALEKAGAAKVIYEEECVKDKGYKDVTEMFNEPDCLIDQSYYAKPVVL, translated from the coding sequence ATGTCTGAAGCCGATGAACCCCAAACGAAAAAAGCCAAGATCTCTGATGAGGGAATGAGCATTGAAAAATGGACACCCAAGTCGATTTCCGAGATCAAAGATAAATTTGCTTTTGACTCTACTACATACCATTCTCCCATTCCTGATGCGGTCGCCAACAACCCCAGAGAGCCGGTGAGTCTAGGCGTTGACGAGGCTGGAAGGGGGCCAGTGCTAGGTCCTATGGTGTACGGAATCTCATACTGTTTGGAATCTTACCAAGAAGGACTTAAGAAAAAGTACGGTTTTGCAGACTCTAAGACCCTTAAGGATTCGAGAAGACAAGAGCTCTTCCAGCTTATAGATCAGGAGGACCACGAGCTTCATAGGAACGTTGGGTGGGCTACGTGCACAATGACCGCCAAAGATATCTCCAGCGGAATGCTTCGAAGTGCTTTGGGTCAAGGTGCGTACAACTTGAACGAGCAGGCTCACGACACAACCATAGCGCTCATTAGCGAGGTGATCAAGTCTGGCGTCAATGTCCGCAAGATATTTGTCGATACTGTGGGACCTCCAGCAGCGTACCAGGCCAAGCTTCAAAGGGTGTTTAGCGGTGTGGATGTGACAGTAACAAAGAAAGCCGATAGCATCTACCCCATTGTGAGTACCGCGTCAGTTGTGGCCAAGGTGACTCGTGACTTGAACTTGCAATTCTACgagaagaatcttgaagTCGTCAAGGGCCAATCTTTGGGATCTGGGTACCCATCGGACCCAACCACCAGCAAATGGCTTAAGGAGAACGTTGACCCTGTATTTGGCTGGCATCACGGGCTCGTTCGTTTCTCATGGCAAACTGCAAAAGATGCTCTAGAGAAAGCTGGCGCCGCAAAAGTAATCTATGAAGAGGAGTGTGTCAAGGACAAGGGCTACAAGGATGTGACCGAAATGTTCAATGAGCCTGACTGCTTGATCGACCAGCTGTACTACGCCAAACCTGTCGTTTTATAa
- a CDS encoding flavin adenine dinucleotide transporter FLX1 produces the protein MADQPSSRQVEVVAGLVAGFATTLTTHPLDLIKIRLQLAEGSSSKPFELVSRVYHDIQKSAKAGYEAHGRRYPKVLYSLQQYYRGVGPNLIGNVSAWATYFGLYAEFKKMVATENSQNYFAASSLAGVSTSLITNPIWVLKTRILSTPKSKTSYSSTWDGIRKIYKNEGILTFWKGTIPSLFSVFQGSLQFTFYDHAKEYCHKRQGKELSSYQYAALSVMARTLSMIVVYPTQVIKSRLQSYNFEHESRTMLSVGRHVLKNGGLRGFYRGLSANLIRVLPSTAVMFLSYETTKKYMSQGNLS, from the coding sequence ATGGCTGACCAACCCTCGAGTCGACAGGTCGAGGTCGTTGCTGGCTTGGTTGCTGGGTTTGCCACAACTCTTACTACACACCCGCTAGATCTTATCAAAATACGATTGCAACTTGCTGAAGGTCTGTCGTCGAAACCGTTTGAATTGGTATCGAGGGTGTACCATGACATCCAGAAGCTGGCCAAAGCTGGCTATGAAGCCCACGGAAGGCGCTATCCAAAGGTATTGTACTCACTTCAGCAGTATTATAGAGGCGTGGGACCCAACTTGATTGGCAATGTGTCGGCATGGGCTACATATTTCGGTCTTTACGCCgagttcaaaaagatgGTGGCAACTGAGAACTCACAAAACTACTTTGCCGCCTCGTCTTTGGCTGGAGTGTCCACTTCCCTTATAACGAATCCTATATGGGTGCTCAAAACGAGAATTCTAAGCACACCAAAGTCGAAAACTTCCTACTCATCGACCTGGGATGGGATACGGAAGATATACAAGAATGAGGGGATTCTCACCTTTTGGAAAGGCACCATTCCTTCTTTATTTTCCGTATTTCAAGGGAGTCTCCAATTCACCTTCTACGACCATGCAAAAGAGTACTGTCATAAACGGCAAGGTAAGGAACTCTCTAGTTACCAGTACGCGGCACTCTCAGTGATGGCCAGAACATTAAGCATGATCGTTGTGTACCCTACACAGGTGATCAAATCACGTCTTCAAAGCTACAACTTCGAGCACGAGTCGAGAACTATGCTATCTGTTGGGCGCCACGTTTTGAAAAACGGAGGGTTGCGTGGCTTCTACCGGGGGCTCAGTGCTAATTTGATAAGAGTGCTACCATCCACAGCAGTCATGTTTCTTTCCTACGAAACAACGAAGAAGTATATGTCACAAGGCAATCTTTCATGA